TTCGTGCTATCAGGCCATTGATTTGAGCATCAAAACCAGCAGGAAAATACTTCTGCCGCAGGAAAATACCGAACAGCTCAAGAAAATTGCGGAGAAGGGAGATAAAGAGGTGATTAAAAGCGCCGCAGCAAAACAGGATGACTTGCTCAGTTATTCGCTTTCAAGGGCGTTCAACCTCGTAAAAACCAAGGAAGTTGGGTATATGGGCCTTCAGCAGATGATTTCTGATGTGCTTCAGGAGAGAACGCTTGAGATTTTGAGAAAGGTTGAAAGGCTGAACCTTACTGGTAACATCTCTCCTATGGTTGGTCTTTTCGGTACAGTTTTTGGTATGATTAAGTCGTTTAACACGATTGTTGAGGCGGGCGGCCAGCCGGATGCCTCACAGCTTGCGGGCGGTATTTCGGTTGCTCTTGTAACCACGTTCTGGGGGCTGTTTGTGGCTATTCCTTCGCTCTTTATCTACGGCTATCTGAGAAATAAACTTGAAGCAATGGCGAGTGAGGCCGCTGTGGAGGCGGAAACAGTGCTTGATAAGATAGAGGATATCTATTAATGCTTCTCGAAAAGCTGAGAAATGCTGCGGGATATTTAGAATTTAATATTACCGCTATCATTGATATTATCTTTATTCTTATTATCTTCCTGCTTTTCCTCGGGCAGTTTATCGCTTCTGAGAACTATCCTGTGGAAGTGCCCGAGCAGATGCATAAATCTGTGGCAGATGAAGGCGCCAAACCCGGTGAGGTGGTGCTGAATGTTATGCGGGAGGATGACGGAACGATAATGTGCATCTTTCAGGATTCAAAACTTGCACTCGAGCCGGGTCGGGGTACTGTGCTCGAGCTTGAAACTATGATTAACAGAGGGATTGAGCTTCTGCACGGGGAGGCATTGATAAATCTCAGGATGGACAGAGGCCTTGTGTTCAGCGAATACAGGCCAGTTATCACGGCAATAGCAAACAGCAATGCTTCAGAGATGATTATCTCCGGCCTTCAGGAAAAGAAGGATCGAAGCTCCGCAGTAGGGAATAACTCCCCTCAAACTGACCAAGCAGGAGAGTAGTCTGTCAATTTGACATTTCCCCTTTAATAAGCAGGCGGGCAAATAGAATTAGCCGGCAGCAAACCATACCTTCCTTAACAGTTTAAAACCTTTATTAGCAAGACTTTACAGTAAATATTCTGCCATTGCACTGAGGTTTCTGAATATGCTGGCATTATAGTTGCTTGAATAGTAATCCGTAAATTGTAAAAATCGATATTACAGGAGCAGTAAAATATGGCAAAAAAAGAACTTTCCTTCGAAACCGATGCGAGAGCATCGCTGCTTAGCGGTGTTGAAAAGCTCTCGGCGGCCGTTAAATCAACACTCGGGCCGCGGGGACGCTGCGCAATCATAGACAAGGGCTGGGGAAGCCCGACTGTAACCAAAGACGGGGTTACGGTAGCAGAAGAGATCGAGCTGTTCGATAAGAATGAGAATATGGCCGCTTCGCTTGTTAAGGAAGCTGCGAGCAAAACAAACAAAAAAGCAGGCGACGGCACAACCACTGCTACAGTACTTGCTGAGGCCATCTTCAAAGAGGCCTACAGGAATCTTGCAGCTGGCGCAGACCCTATGGCAATGAACAGGGGCATTAAGAAGGCCGTTGATGCTGCTGTAAAGCAGCTTGCTAAGATCTCAAAGCCTGTAAACATTGAGAGCAAGAAGGATATTGTGAGCATCGCTTCAATCTCTGCTAACAACGATAAAGAGATCGGCAAGCAGATGGCCGAGGCATTTACGAAGGTTGGCAAGGACGGAGTGATTACTGTGGAAGAGGGCAAAGGCCTTGAAACCTCAGTCGATTACGTAGAAGGTATGCAGTTTGACCGGGGCTTTTTATCCCCGCATTTTGCCACCAACAACGACAGTATGCTTTGCGAGATGTCAAAGCCTTACGTACTTATCTATGAGGACAAAATCAGCAATGTGCAGAAGATTGTTCCTCTCCTTGAAGAGGTTGCCAAGACAAAAAGGCCTCTTCTTATCATTGCAGAAGATGTTGAGGGCGAGGCCCTTGCAACTCTCGTGGTAAACAAGATGAGAGGCGTGGTTGATGTGTGCGCTGTTAAGGCTCCCGGCTACGGCGACCGCAGGAAGGCAATGCTCGAAGATATTGCTGCCTGCACTGGCGGAGAGGCTGTGATGAAGGACTTGGGCGTTGAGCTCGACAGCCTTCAGCTTGCACAGCTCGGACAGGCCAAGAAAATAGTTGTTGATAACGACAGTACAGTAATCGTTGAAGGTGCTGGGGCTGAAAGCGATATCGAGGCCCGCATAAATATGATTAAGAGCGAGATCGAAGCCACAACAAGCGATTACGATCGTGAGAAGCTTCAGGAAAGAATGGCCAAGCTAACCGGCGGAGTTGCTCAGATTAACGTTGGCGCCGGCAGCGAAGCCGAGATGAAGGAAAAGAAGGCAAGAATCGAAGACGCCCTTCACGCAACAAGAGCGGCACTTGAAGAAGGTATTGTAGCAGGCGGAGGCGTTGCCTTTGTTCGCTGCATGGATGCCGTGAAGAAGCTCAAGCTCAAAGGTGATGAAAAAACCGGAGCGAATGCTGTTGCCAATGCTCTTAAAATGCCCTGCCACTGCATTGCAGAAAATGCTGGTGCTGTTGCTAATCTCGTTGTTAATAACGTTTTGGAAGGCGAAGAGGGCTATGGATATAACGCAAACACCGGAAAATACGAAGACCTCATTGAGGCTGGTGTGATTGATCCGGTAAAGGTTACGAGGATTGCCCTTGAAAACAGTGCAAGCGTTGCAGGCCTGTTGATGACAACAGACTGCGTTGTAACACAGAGCCCTGATGAAGATTCCGGCGCAGGCGCTGGAATGGATCCGTCCGGCGGCATGGGCGGTATGGGCGGTATGCCCGGCATGGGCGGCATGGGCGGCATGGGAGGAATGGGCGGTATGCCCGGTATGGGAATGATGTAGTCCCTGCTCCCGATTAGCTTATAGAATTTTTTGACAATACTAACTGTCTGCCAAATATTATACAGGAGATAGAAAAATGAAAATAAAACCTCTCAGTGACAGAGTAGTGATTGAGCCTTCAGAGGCTGAAGAAGTAACACAGGGCGGGATTATTCTCCCGGATACAGCAAAAGAAAAACCCCTTATGGGCAAGGTTACTGCCGTAGGCGAGGGTAAAATGCTCAAGAACGGCGAAACTGCTGAAATGAGCGTAAAAGTTGGTGATCTTGTGGCTTTCGGCCGCTTCGCCGGCACCGATTTCAAGGTTGACGGCAAAGAGTACAAGATTATGCACGAAAGCGATATTCTGGGCGTAATTGAGTAATTCATTGACACTGACTTAATGGCCTTAGCCGGCCGGAGGATATAAAATGGCAAAACAAATGATGTACGATACAGATGCGAGAAAGCAGCTTCTTGAAGGGCTTCAAACCCTTGCATCTGCAGTGAAAGTAACGATGGGGCCAACTGGTAAGAATGTGCTCCTTTCAAAGAGCTTCGGAGCCCCGAAGGTAACAAAAGACGGCGTGTCTGTGAGCAAAGAAATCGAGCTTGAAGACCCGTTCATGAATATGGGCACCAAGATGGTTAATGAGGTGGCCAATAAAACCAGCGATAATGTAGGCGACGGTACTACCACTGCTACAGTTCTCGCTGAAGCTATCTTCTCAGAAGGCATCAAGCACGTAACTGCCGGAGCGAATCCTGTGGCAGTTCAGCGGGGGATAAACAAGGCTGCTGAAGCGGCTGTTGAGTTTATCGAGCAGAGCTCCAAGAAAGTCCGCGGCCACGAAGACATAGCCAAGGTCGCATCAATCAGCGCCAACAACAACAAAGAAGTAGGCGAGATGATTGCCGATGCTATGGACAAGGTTGGCAAAGAGGGCGTGATTGAGGTAGAAGAAGGCAAGGCAATGCAGACAGAGGTTAGCGTTGTCGAAGGTATGCAGTTCGACCGCGGTTATCTGTCTCCATACTTTATGACCAACACCGAATCTCTCGAAGCGCAGCTTGAAGATGCCTACGTGCTTTTGTACGAGAAGAAGATTACTAACGTAAAAGAGATTGTCCCGCTTCTGGAAAAGGTTTCTCAGTCTGGCAAGCCGCTGCTTATAATATCTGAGAATATCGAAGGCGAGGCGCTGACAGCTCTTGTTATAAACCGCCTTCAGGGCGTTCTTAAGATTGCGGCTGTAAAGGCTCCAGGCTTTGGAGACCGCAGAAAAGCAATGCTGGAAGATATTGCAGTGCTTACCGGCGGTGAGGTTATCACGGAAGACCTCGGCGTAAAGCTTGAGTCTGTGGAGCTTTCTCAGCTCGGCAAGGCAAGGAAAGTGGTTGTGGGCAAGGAAACTACAACTATAATCGAAGGCGAAGGCAAAAAGAAAGACATCAAGGCACGCTGTGAGCAGATCAGGGCGATGCTGGAAAAATCAACCAGCAGCTATGATCAGGAAAAGCTTCAGGAACGTCTTGCAAAACTTACCGGCGGTGTGGCGGTTATCAAGGCCGGCGCTGCTACGGAAGTGGAAATGAAGGAACGCAAAGACCTGCTTGACGATGCCCTCTGCGCTACAAGGGCAGCAAGCGAAGAAGGTATTGTTGCCGGAGGCGGAGTTATTTTCCTCCGTGCAATCAAGAGCGTTAGCGAAGCGAGAAACAAGGTTCGCGGCGACGAGAAGCTCGGCTTTGATATAATGATAAATGCATTAAAAGCCCCGGCGATTCAGATTGTGAAAAACGGCGGCGGCGACGGTGATGTTGTTGCCGAGCAGATGCTCGAGATGACCGGAGGCAAGGGCTACAACGCTGCTACAGGTGAATTCGTAGATATGATTCAGGCAGGTATTATAGACCCGGCAAAGGTATCTCGAATCGCCCTTCAGAATGCAGCGTCTGTTGCAGGCCTGATGCTTACAACAAACGTTATGATTACCGATTACGAGCAGAAGGAAGACGAAGCTGATATACCGGGTTCTGTTCACTAAAAGATATTGAATCAGCCAGACCGCAGGGCCTTTAGCTCGGAAATTATTTGAGTTTTGCCCTGCGGTTTTTTCATAAACGCAGCTTTTCCGAGTTGTTCGGAGTTGCCCGTGTCTCAGGGCTTGGCAAGGCACGCGGGTTTCTTTTGTAAACAGGCGAGGCGGAAATTAGAGCTTGAGCTCGGCCCTTGAGTCGGGCTGCGAATTAAAAACAACGGGCAGAAGTTATGACAAAAAGAGATTATTACGAAATACTGGGCGTCAGCAAAGACGCAAGCGCAGATGAGATAAAAAAGGCTTACAGAAAGCTCGCAGTTAAGTATCACCCTGATAAGAATAAGGGCGATAAAGAGGCTGAGGAGAAATTCAAGGAGTGCGCTGAGGCATACGAGGTTCTCAGCAATCCCGAGAAACGAAAGAAATACGACCAGTTCGGTCATGAAGGGCTGAGGGGTTCAGGCGTTCATGATTATTCGAATATGAACGTTGATGATATATTCTCGAACTTCGGTGATATTTTCGGCGATATATTCGGAGGCGGCTTCAGCAGCGGTTTCGGCGGAGGTTTCGGGAGAAGAGCAAACCCAAATGCCCCGCGTAAAGGGCTCGACCTTGAAACAAGTGTGGAGCTTACCCTTGAAGAAGCGTCCAAAGAAAGCAAGAGAACGATAGACTTTACCCGTCAGGATAAGTGCGATAAATGCGGCGGGAGCGGCTGCGAACCCGGAACAAACCCGAAAACCTGTCCAACCTGCGGCGGAAACGGACAGGTTAGCACAACACGAATGGGCGGCTTTTTCCAAACTATTTCAACCTGCCCAAACTGTAAAGGCACAGGCAAAGTAATATCCAACCCTTGCAGTAAATGTAAAGGCAGCGGCAGGATGCCCGTTAAGAGGAAGGTTACTGTTAAGATTCCTGCCGGAATACATGAAGGACAGGCGGTCAGGGTGGCCGGTGAAGGTGAACCGGGAGTGAACGGAGGCCCTAACGGCGATCTGTACTGCTATGTTGACATAAAGAAGCACCCGTTCCTCGTTAGGGACGGAAACGATCTGATAGCCGTAGTGCCGGTGAGCTTTACTCAAGCGGCGCTAGGTGCGAAGATTGATGTTCCAAGCCTTGAAGGCAGAAAACAGCTTACTATACCTGCCGGAACGCAGTATGGGGATGTATTTAGAATAAAAGGGCAGGGTATGCCCGATCTCAGGAGCTCGAGAAAGGGCGATGAACTCGTTCGAGTAACTGTGGAAATACCCAAAAAACTGAAACCAAAACAGGAGCAGCTGCTTAATGATTTTGCACAAACTGAAGATAAGCATGTGTCTCCTGAGAGGGATAATTTTTTCAAAAAGTTGAAAGATTATTTCGGGAATAAAAAATGACAGAAGAAAAAAACAAAAACACTCAAAACCAAGAGCAGAACAAGGCTCAGGATATAAACGCTAAGGCTGAAGAGAAAAAGGCTGATAAGCACAGCGAGAAGGAACAAAAAAAGCTCAGTAAAAAAGAAAAGATTGAAAAGCTCCAGAAGGAGTATAACGAGCTTGAAGAAAAGTTCCAGAGGCTCAGAGCAGACTACGCCAACTATCAAAAGCGCGTTCCGAAGATGATTCAGGACGAGGTGAACTACAAGGTAGAGTCTTTTATAAAGGCTCTTCTGCCCGGGCTGGATAATTTTGAGCATGCCATAAAGCACTCTGAAAACAGCGAGAATGTAGAAGGCGTTGTTGAAGGTGTTGAGATGGTGTATGCGAACCTGCTGGAGATACTGAAAACTCAGGGGCTTGAACAGATTGCAGCGAAGGGCGAGCAATTCGACCCGTCTGTACACAGGGCTGTTGTGAATCAGAGCCTTGAAGACAGAGAAGACGGCGTAGTGCTTGAGGAGATACAAAAAGGCTACCGTATTAAGGATAAAGTTGTTCGTCCGGCAATGGTGGCAGTTAATAAGCTTCAAAAGCAGCCGCAGACTCAGCAACAGCCGGCCGGGCAGGAGCAGGAAAATCCGGAGCAGGCAGGCTCCGAGAAAGACGCCTCACAGGAAAATGATAACAACCAGAGCGAGGAGGATAAAAACGATGCCGACGTATGATTACAGGTGCGCTGAATGCGGGTATGAGTTTGAGAAGTTTCAGCAGATAACCGCCTCGCCTCTCAGGAAGTGCCCAGAGTGCGGGAAGATGACGCTCAAAAGGCTTATCGGCACAGGCGCCGGAGCAATCTTCAAAGGCTCAGGCTTCTACGAAACCGATTACCGCTCCGAGAGCTATAAGGAAGGCGAGAAAAAGGCTGCCGAAAAGAAATCAGAGAAAAAGAGCGGGAAGGATTCCGCAAAAAGCGAAAAAACTTCCAGCTCTCAATCAAAATCACAAAGCAGCAAACCCGCGGATACAAAATCCGCCTGAAATTACCCTCGGCTCGCTTTCTTCAGGCCTTCTGGCACTCCCCCGAGCATACTGGCGAGCTTTCTGCCCAGTGAATTCAAAATTGGTTCGCTTGAGGAGAGCTCGGCGAGGTTATGCCATTCGTATGGGTCGTTCCTGTGGTCGTATAGCTCCTCAGCTCCGTTGCGATACACAATATAGCGGTAGTTGACAGTTCGAACAGACCAGTTCTGCTTCATTGGATCGCTGCCTGTTTCCCTGCCAGCATAGATCATTGAAATAGCCGCCTCTGGGCCGTCCCAATGCATAGATTTCGGATTCTCAAGGAACGGCTTCATGCTGAATCCATCGAGCTTTGCACCTTTGGAATTTTTGCGTGTGTCTCCTTTGAGCCCGCAGAGATCTTTGAGGGTAGGGTATATATCAATCAGCGATACAGGATGTTCTGCCCTTGTGCCGGGTTTGGTAAGCCCGGGAGCCCGCACAATCAGAGGAACGCGCGTGCTTTCTTCCCAAAGCGAATTTTTGAAAAGATAATCCTTCTCGCCCATATTCCAGCCATGGTCGCTGGTCATCACGACGATTGTATTATCCCTTAACGAGCTGGCCTCAAGGGCATTCAAAACT
This window of the Sedimentisphaera salicampi genome carries:
- the grpE gene encoding nucleotide exchange factor GrpE, with translation MTEEKNKNTQNQEQNKAQDINAKAEEKKADKHSEKEQKKLSKKEKIEKLQKEYNELEEKFQRLRADYANYQKRVPKMIQDEVNYKVESFIKALLPGLDNFEHAIKHSENSENVEGVVEGVEMVYANLLEILKTQGLEQIAAKGEQFDPSVHRAVVNQSLEDREDGVVLEEIQKGYRIKDKVVRPAMVAVNKLQKQPQTQQQPAGQEQENPEQAGSEKDASQENDNNQSEEDKNDADV
- a CDS encoding biopolymer transporter ExbD; this translates as MLLEKLRNAAGYLEFNITAIIDIIFILIIFLLFLGQFIASENYPVEVPEQMHKSVADEGAKPGEVVLNVMREDDGTIMCIFQDSKLALEPGRGTVLELETMINRGIELLHGEALINLRMDRGLVFSEYRPVITAIANSNASEMIISGLQEKKDRSSAVGNNSPQTDQAGE
- the groL gene encoding chaperonin GroEL (60 kDa chaperone family; promotes refolding of misfolded polypeptides especially under stressful conditions; forms two stacked rings of heptamers to form a barrel-shaped 14mer; ends can be capped by GroES; misfolded proteins enter the barrel where they are refolded when GroES binds), translated to MAKQMMYDTDARKQLLEGLQTLASAVKVTMGPTGKNVLLSKSFGAPKVTKDGVSVSKEIELEDPFMNMGTKMVNEVANKTSDNVGDGTTTATVLAEAIFSEGIKHVTAGANPVAVQRGINKAAEAAVEFIEQSSKKVRGHEDIAKVASISANNNKEVGEMIADAMDKVGKEGVIEVEEGKAMQTEVSVVEGMQFDRGYLSPYFMTNTESLEAQLEDAYVLLYEKKITNVKEIVPLLEKVSQSGKPLLIISENIEGEALTALVINRLQGVLKIAAVKAPGFGDRRKAMLEDIAVLTGGEVITEDLGVKLESVELSQLGKARKVVVGKETTTIIEGEGKKKDIKARCEQIRAMLEKSTSSYDQEKLQERLAKLTGGVAVIKAGAATEVEMKERKDLLDDALCATRAASEEGIVAGGGVIFLRAIKSVSEARNKVRGDEKLGFDIMINALKAPAIQIVKNGGGDGDVVAEQMLEMTGGKGYNAATGEFVDMIQAGIIDPAKVSRIALQNAASVAGLMLTTNVMITDYEQKEDEADIPGSVH
- the groES gene encoding co-chaperone GroES, yielding MKIKPLSDRVVIEPSEAEEVTQGGIILPDTAKEKPLMGKVTAVGEGKMLKNGETAEMSVKVGDLVAFGRFAGTDFKVDGKEYKIMHESDILGVIE
- the dnaJ gene encoding molecular chaperone DnaJ produces the protein MTKRDYYEILGVSKDASADEIKKAYRKLAVKYHPDKNKGDKEAEEKFKECAEAYEVLSNPEKRKKYDQFGHEGLRGSGVHDYSNMNVDDIFSNFGDIFGDIFGGGFSSGFGGGFGRRANPNAPRKGLDLETSVELTLEEASKESKRTIDFTRQDKCDKCGGSGCEPGTNPKTCPTCGGNGQVSTTRMGGFFQTISTCPNCKGTGKVISNPCSKCKGSGRMPVKRKVTVKIPAGIHEGQAVRVAGEGEPGVNGGPNGDLYCYVDIKKHPFLVRDGNDLIAVVPVSFTQAALGAKIDVPSLEGRKQLTIPAGTQYGDVFRIKGQGMPDLRSSRKGDELVRVTVEIPKKLKPKQEQLLNDFAQTEDKHVSPERDNFFKKLKDYFGNKK
- a CDS encoding FmdB family zinc ribbon protein codes for the protein MPTYDYRCAECGYEFEKFQQITASPLRKCPECGKMTLKRLIGTGAGAIFKGSGFYETDYRSESYKEGEKKAAEKKSEKKSGKDSAKSEKTSSSQSKSQSSKPADTKSA
- a CDS encoding MotA/TolQ/ExbB proton channel family protein → MNKNWTRLWLLVISLFVLIGLSAQLQAQGEESSLDESAVLEGDYDEGVSFLRQFVIEGGPIVWFVLMPLSFYSCYQAIDLSIKTSRKILLPQENTEQLKKIAEKGDKEVIKSAAAKQDDLLSYSLSRAFNLVKTKEVGYMGLQQMISDVLQERTLEILRKVERLNLTGNISPMVGLFGTVFGMIKSFNTIVEAGGQPDASQLAGGISVALVTTFWGLFVAIPSLFIYGYLRNKLEAMASEAAVEAETVLDKIEDIY
- the groL gene encoding chaperonin GroEL (60 kDa chaperone family; promotes refolding of misfolded polypeptides especially under stressful conditions; forms two stacked rings of heptamers to form a barrel-shaped 14mer; ends can be capped by GroES; misfolded proteins enter the barrel where they are refolded when GroES binds); translated protein: MAKKELSFETDARASLLSGVEKLSAAVKSTLGPRGRCAIIDKGWGSPTVTKDGVTVAEEIELFDKNENMAASLVKEAASKTNKKAGDGTTTATVLAEAIFKEAYRNLAAGADPMAMNRGIKKAVDAAVKQLAKISKPVNIESKKDIVSIASISANNDKEIGKQMAEAFTKVGKDGVITVEEGKGLETSVDYVEGMQFDRGFLSPHFATNNDSMLCEMSKPYVLIYEDKISNVQKIVPLLEEVAKTKRPLLIIAEDVEGEALATLVVNKMRGVVDVCAVKAPGYGDRRKAMLEDIAACTGGEAVMKDLGVELDSLQLAQLGQAKKIVVDNDSTVIVEGAGAESDIEARINMIKSEIEATTSDYDREKLQERMAKLTGGVAQINVGAGSEAEMKEKKARIEDALHATRAALEEGIVAGGGVAFVRCMDAVKKLKLKGDEKTGANAVANALKMPCHCIAENAGAVANLVVNNVLEGEEGYGYNANTGKYEDLIEAGVIDPVKVTRIALENSASVAGLLMTTDCVVTQSPDEDSGAGAGMDPSGGMGGMGGMPGMGGMGGMGGMGGMPGMGMM